A window from Streptomyces sp. NBC_00271 encodes these proteins:
- a CDS encoding aminodeoxychorismate/anthranilate synthase component II has translation MSARILVVDNYDSFVFNLVQYLYQLGAECEVLRNDEVSTAHAQDGFDGVLLSPGPGAPEQAGVCVDMVRHCADTGVPVFGVCLGMQSMQVAYGGVVDRAPELLHGKTSLVEHEGRGVFDGLPSPFTATRYHSLAAEPETVPAELEVTARTHDGIIMGLRHRELPVEGVQFHPESVLTEHGHRMLANWLVECGDQGAVARSVGLAPVVGRATA, from the coding sequence GTGAGCGCGCGGATTCTCGTCGTCGACAACTACGACAGCTTCGTCTTCAACCTGGTCCAGTACCTGTACCAGCTCGGCGCCGAGTGCGAGGTGCTGCGCAACGACGAGGTCTCGACCGCGCACGCCCAGGACGGATTCGACGGCGTACTGCTGTCACCCGGCCCCGGCGCTCCCGAGCAGGCCGGCGTCTGCGTCGACATGGTCCGCCACTGCGCGGACACGGGCGTCCCCGTCTTCGGCGTCTGCCTCGGCATGCAGTCGATGCAGGTGGCGTACGGCGGTGTCGTGGACCGGGCGCCCGAGCTGCTGCACGGCAAGACGTCGTTGGTGGAGCACGAGGGCAGAGGGGTCTTCGACGGACTGCCGTCCCCCTTCACCGCGACCCGCTACCACTCGCTGGCCGCCGAGCCGGAGACCGTCCCGGCCGAGCTGGAGGTCACCGCCCGTACCCACGACGGGATCATCATGGGGCTGCGCCACCGTGAACTCCCGGTCGAGGGTGTGCAGTTCCATCCCGAGTCGGTGCTGACCGAGCACGGTCACCGGATGCTCGCCAACTGGTTGGTGGAGTGCGGCGACCAGGGTGCCGTGGCGAGGTCGGTGGGGCTCGCCCCGGTGGTGGGCAGGGCCACGGCGTGA
- a CDS encoding class E sortase encodes MAARTDHDERAEADADAETAAPKRRGASKIAMAVSILGELLITAGLVLGLFVVYSLWWTNVVADRKADKQGDKVRDNWAQDKSGPGALDTKDGIGFLHVPSMKNGEVLVEKGTSTKVLNDGVAGYYIDPVKATLPMTDKTGNFTLAAHRDGHGAKFHNIDKIKKGDPIVFETKDDWYVYKVFSILPETSKYNVKVLQSLPKQSGKTKPGHYITLTTCTPVYTSEYRYIVWGELERVQKVDSARTPPKELG; translated from the coding sequence GTGGCAGCGAGGACCGACCACGACGAGCGCGCCGAGGCCGACGCCGACGCCGAAACGGCCGCTCCGAAGCGTCGTGGGGCGAGCAAGATCGCGATGGCGGTCAGCATCCTGGGTGAACTCCTCATCACCGCGGGCCTGGTGCTCGGCCTGTTCGTCGTCTACTCGCTGTGGTGGACGAACGTCGTCGCGGACCGCAAGGCCGACAAGCAGGGTGACAAGGTCCGCGACAACTGGGCCCAGGACAAGAGCGGCCCGGGTGCGCTGGACACCAAGGACGGCATCGGCTTTTTGCACGTTCCGTCCATGAAGAACGGCGAGGTGCTGGTCGAGAAGGGCACCTCCACGAAGGTCCTCAACGACGGTGTCGCCGGCTACTACATCGACCCCGTCAAGGCGACGCTGCCGATGACCGACAAGACGGGCAACTTCACGCTCGCCGCCCACCGCGACGGCCACGGCGCCAAGTTCCACAACATCGACAAGATAAAGAAGGGCGACCCGATCGTCTTCGAGACCAAGGACGACTGGTACGTCTACAAGGTCTTCTCGATCCTCCCGGAGACCTCGAAGTACAACGTCAAGGTCCTCCAGTCGCTCCCGAAGCAGTCGGGCAAGACGAAGCCGGGCCACTACATCACCCTGACGACCTGCACGCCGGTCTACACGTCGGAGTACCGCTACATCGTGTGGGGCGAGCTGGAGCGCGTGCAGAAGGTGGACAGCGCGCGCACGCCGCCGAAGGAACTGGGCTGA
- the pknB gene encoding Stk1 family PASTA domain-containing Ser/Thr kinase: MEEPRRLGGRYELGQVLGRGGMAEVHLAHDTRLGRTVAVKTLRADLARDPSFQARFRREAQSAASLNHPAIVAVYDTGEDYIEGISIPYIVMEYVDGSTLRELLHSGRRLLPERSMEMTIGILQALEYSHRAGIVHRDIKPANVMLTRNGQVKVMDFGIARAMGDSGMTMTQTAAVIGTAQYLSPEQAKGEQVDARSDLYSTGCLLYELLTVRPPFVGDSPVAVAYQHVREEPQPPSVFDPEITPEMDAIVLKALVKDPDYRYQSADEMRQDIEACLDGQPVAATAAMGSVGYGGYPDDQATTALRSSDAQATSMLPPMNPDEGGYGYNNYDDRPARRRQQKKSNTSTILLVVAGVLVLVGAILIGKWMFGGGGVSNNSVTVPNLVSQSQKEATQLATNAELKVSITKKPCENEKTGNVCDQDPKAGVKATKGDTISLVVSTGAPKVAVPSVLGKSLDDAKTILQGDGYQFEVKTKAQESTETPDTVLEQSLPLGKEVEKGSTITLTIAKAAEKATVPDVTGKSCDEAKAAMTANNLVGNCTEIDVADPNQAGKVVSTVPAIGSSADKNSSVNIQIGKAQAQQKQVPSVFGKTVQQAKQILQQNGFNNIQFADGSDSSDNAFVINQDPAAGTQADPNATTITLTTQSFGNNGGNNNGGNGFGGLTGG; the protein is encoded by the coding sequence ATGGAAGAGCCGCGTCGCCTCGGCGGCCGGTACGAGCTGGGCCAGGTGCTCGGTCGTGGTGGCATGGCGGAGGTACATCTCGCCCATGACACCCGGCTCGGCCGCACCGTGGCGGTGAAGACGCTGCGAGCCGACCTCGCACGCGATCCGTCGTTCCAGGCCCGGTTCCGCCGGGAGGCCCAGTCGGCCGCCTCGCTCAACCATCCCGCGATCGTCGCCGTGTACGACACGGGTGAGGACTACATCGAGGGCATCTCCATCCCGTACATCGTGATGGAGTACGTCGACGGGTCCACGCTGCGCGAGCTGCTGCACTCGGGCCGCAGACTGCTCCCCGAGCGGTCCATGGAGATGACCATCGGCATCCTCCAGGCCCTCGAGTACTCGCACCGCGCCGGAATCGTCCACCGCGACATCAAGCCGGCGAACGTCATGCTGACGCGCAACGGCCAGGTCAAGGTCATGGACTTCGGTATCGCCCGCGCCATGGGTGACTCCGGCATGACGATGACGCAGACCGCCGCGGTCATCGGCACCGCCCAGTACCTCTCCCCGGAGCAGGCGAAGGGCGAGCAGGTCGACGCGCGCTCGGACCTCTACTCGACCGGCTGCCTCCTCTACGAGCTGTTGACCGTGCGTCCGCCGTTCGTGGGCGACTCCCCGGTCGCGGTGGCGTACCAGCACGTACGCGAGGAGCCGCAGCCGCCATCGGTCTTCGATCCCGAGATCACGCCCGAGATGGACGCGATCGTCCTGAAGGCACTGGTCAAGGACCCGGACTACCGCTATCAGTCCGCCGACGAGATGCGCCAGGACATCGAGGCCTGCCTCGACGGCCAGCCCGTCGCCGCCACGGCCGCCATGGGCTCCGTGGGCTACGGCGGCTACCCGGACGACCAGGCCACCACGGCACTGCGCTCCTCGGACGCCCAGGCCACGTCCATGCTGCCCCCGATGAACCCGGACGAGGGCGGCTACGGCTACAACAACTACGACGACCGCCCGGCCCGCCGCCGCCAGCAGAAGAAGTCGAACACCTCGACGATCTTGCTGGTCGTGGCGGGTGTGCTGGTCCTGGTCGGCGCGATCCTGATCGGGAAGTGGATGTTCGGGGGCGGCGGGGTGAGCAACAACAGCGTCACCGTGCCCAACCTCGTCAGCCAGTCGCAGAAGGAAGCCACCCAGCTGGCCACCAACGCCGAGCTGAAGGTTTCGATCACCAAGAAACCCTGCGAGAACGAGAAGACGGGCAACGTCTGCGACCAGGACCCCAAGGCGGGCGTGAAGGCCACCAAGGGCGACACCATCAGCCTGGTGGTGTCCACGGGAGCGCCCAAGGTCGCGGTGCCCAGTGTCCTCGGCAAGAGCCTGGACGACGCCAAGACGATCCTCCAGGGCGACGGCTACCAGTTCGAGGTCAAGACGAAGGCCCAGGAATCCACGGAGACCCCGGACACCGTCCTGGAGCAGTCCCTGCCGCTCGGCAAGGAGGTGGAGAAGGGATCGACGATCACCCTCACCATCGCCAAGGCCGCCGAGAAGGCCACGGTCCCGGACGTCACCGGCAAGTCGTGTGACGAGGCCAAGGCCGCGATGACGGCCAACAACCTGGTCGGCAACTGCACCGAGATCGACGTGGCCGACCCGAACCAGGCCGGCAAGGTCGTCTCGACCGTTCCGGCGATCGGCAGCTCGGCCGACAAGAACTCCAGCGTGAACATCCAGATCGGCAAGGCGCAGGCCCAGCAGAAGCAGGTCCCGAGCGTCTTCGGCAAGACCGTCCAGCAGGCCAAGCAGATCCTGCAGCAGAACGGCTTCAACAACATCCAGTTCGCCGACGGCAGCGATTCGAGCGACAACGCGTTCGTCATCAACCAGGACCCTGCGGCGGGAACGCAGGCAGACCCGAACGCCACGACGATCACCCTCACCACCCAAAGCTTCGGCAACAACGGCGGCAACAACAACGGCGGCAACGGCTTCGGCGGTCTCACCGGAGGCTGA
- a CDS encoding peptidoglycan D,D-transpeptidase FtsI family protein — MNKPLRRIAIFCGLLVLALLIRDNYIQYVQADSLRTDTLNRRVAIERYATPRGDIIVDGNPITGATKSAKSGINDFEYKRTYKDGAMWAPVTGYASQAFGATQLESIEDGILTGNDDRLFFRNTLDMITGKKKQGGNVVTTLNAAAQKAAYQGLLKQGKGAVAAIDPETGAILALASTPSYDPSTFAGNSSSVDSKAWTKLQKKNNPDDPTLNRALRETYPPGSTFKVVTAAAALQNGLYTSADQKTNSPLPYTLPNTKTELKNEGSIPCKDASMRIALRYSCNTVFGKIGADLGKDKMLSEAEKFGFNAEQFTPVRSNASVFPKSMDKPQTALSSIGQFETAATPLQMAMVASAVANDGTLMKPYMVDKLQAPSLDVISQTEPQKMSEPLSKDNAQILQSMMETVVKEGTGTKAQIPGVTVGGKTGTAQHGVANSENPYAWFISYAKLADGSSPVAVAVVVEDESANRDDISGGGLAAPIARSVMKAVIDSKK; from the coding sequence GTGAACAAGCCCCTGCGCCGGATCGCGATCTTCTGCGGACTCCTCGTCCTCGCCCTGCTCATCCGCGACAACTACATCCAGTACGTCCAGGCCGACAGCCTGCGGACCGACACGCTCAACCGCCGCGTCGCCATCGAGCGGTACGCCACCCCGCGCGGCGACATCATCGTCGACGGCAACCCGATCACCGGAGCCACCAAGTCGGCGAAGAGCGGCATCAACGACTTCGAGTACAAGCGCACCTACAAGGACGGCGCGATGTGGGCCCCCGTCACCGGGTACGCCTCCCAGGCCTTCGGCGCCACCCAGCTGGAGAGCATCGAAGACGGCATCCTCACCGGCAACGACGACCGGCTCTTCTTCCGCAACACCCTCGACATGATCACGGGTAAGAAGAAGCAGGGCGGCAACGTCGTCACCACCCTCAACGCCGCCGCGCAGAAGGCCGCGTACCAGGGCCTGCTGAAGCAGGGCAAGGGCGCCGTCGCCGCGATCGACCCGGAGACCGGCGCGATCCTCGCCCTCGCCTCCACCCCGTCGTACGACCCGTCGACCTTCGCCGGGAACTCGTCGAGCGTCGACAGCAAGGCGTGGACGAAGCTGCAGAAGAAGAACAACCCCGACGACCCGACGCTCAACCGGGCGCTGCGCGAGACCTACCCGCCCGGCTCCACCTTCAAGGTGGTCACCGCGGCCGCGGCGCTGCAGAACGGGCTGTACACGTCCGCGGACCAGAAGACGAACTCGCCGCTGCCGTACACCCTGCCGAACACCAAGACCGAGCTGAAGAACGAGGGCAGCATCCCCTGCAAGGACGCGAGCATGCGCATCGCGCTCCGCTACTCCTGCAACACCGTCTTCGGCAAGATCGGCGCCGACCTCGGCAAGGACAAGATGCTGTCGGAGGCCGAGAAGTTCGGCTTCAACGCCGAGCAATTCACGCCGGTCCGCTCGAACGCCTCCGTCTTCCCCAAGTCGATGGACAAGCCGCAGACCGCGCTCAGCTCCATCGGCCAGTTCGAGACCGCCGCGACCCCGCTGCAGATGGCCATGGTGGCCTCCGCCGTCGCCAATGACGGCACCCTGATGAAGCCGTACATGGTCGACAAGCTGCAGGCCCCGAGCCTGGACGTCATCTCGCAGACCGAGCCGCAGAAGATGAGCGAGCCGCTCTCGAAGGACAACGCCCAGATCCTGCAGTCGATGATGGAGACGGTCGTCAAGGAGGGCACGGGTACCAAGGCGCAGATCCCCGGCGTCACCGTCGGTGGCAAGACCGGCACCGCCCAGCACGGCGTCGCCAACAGCGAGAACCCCTATGCCTGGTTCATCTCGTACGCGAAGCTCGCCGACGGCAGCTCTCCGGTCGCCGTCGCCGTGGTGGTCGAGGACGAGAGCGCCAACCGGGACGACATCTCCGGTGGTGGTCTCGCCGCCCCCATCGCGAGGAGCGTGATGAAGGCAGTCATCGACAGCAAGAAGTGA
- a CDS encoding class E sortase: MRVLVRTVSELCITIGTLIVLFVVYVLFWTGVKADSEMNHQIDQLQKQWSKGSVAQRSKAPPSSPTTTPTTTPATGNPKTPTARTTESPKAPGPYAYGKPFAVMYIPRLGFTWNKPVLEGTGTSVLQKGLGHYRGTAQLGQEGNFAVAGHRRTYGDPFKDFPQLRRGDAVVLTDGTTWFTYRIDKGPYKTVPTDVEVIDPVPRKSGYTAPGRYLTLTTCDPEWGHSHRLIVWAHLDSTQPVEAGKPQALRR; the protein is encoded by the coding sequence GTGCGAGTGCTCGTCCGGACAGTGAGCGAACTGTGCATCACCATCGGCACGCTCATCGTGCTCTTCGTGGTCTACGTCCTGTTCTGGACGGGCGTGAAGGCCGACAGCGAGATGAACCACCAGATCGACCAGCTCCAGAAGCAGTGGTCGAAGGGATCGGTCGCGCAGCGGTCGAAGGCGCCTCCGAGCAGCCCGACCACCACCCCGACCACCACCCCGGCAACCGGGAACCCGAAGACGCCGACGGCGAGAACGACCGAGAGCCCGAAGGCCCCGGGCCCCTACGCCTACGGCAAGCCCTTCGCGGTGATGTATATCCCCCGTCTTGGTTTCACGTGGAACAAGCCCGTACTCGAAGGCACCGGCACGAGCGTCCTGCAGAAGGGGCTCGGCCACTACCGGGGGACGGCCCAGCTCGGGCAGGAGGGGAACTTCGCCGTCGCGGGGCACCGGCGCACGTACGGCGACCCGTTCAAGGACTTTCCCCAGCTGCGCAGGGGGGACGCGGTGGTGCTGACCGACGGGACGACCTGGTTCACGTATCGGATCGACAAAGGCCCCTACAAAACAGTGCCCACGGACGTTGAGGTGATCGATCCTGTGCCACGTAAGTCCGGGTACACGGCTCCGGGCCGCTATCTCACGCTGACCACGTGCGATCCGGAGTGGGGACACAGCCATCGGCTGATCGTCTGGGCCCACCTGGATTCCACGCAGCCCGTGGAGGCCGGGAAACCTCAGGCGCTACGCCGTTAG
- a CDS encoding class E sortase, which yields MTALRPERESGAAYGGTGDDGSSYGQQPYGGPGAFEAAVEQLADPLTDPLPGQEWSGQGQHQYAADGPEGYAPDWQGVPGGAQDPAPAYGAPPTRPMPVYAEPVVAAPKLDDETVALRASEISEARRRAEQLAGRATNEGMPAPGGRAARRKAARRHGRHGGAQEPQESPGAQESVESAERAAEAPLSRVQARRAARARKPGAAVLVSRLIGEVFITTGVLMLLFVTYQLWWSNVRAHQQAGSAAHHLQEDWASGKRSPGTFEPGQGFAILHIPKLDVVAPIAEGTSKSKVLDRGMVGHYGEGALKTAMPDAKTGNFGLAGHRNTHGEPFRYINRLKPGDSIVVETQDDYFVYKMTSILPVTSPSNTKVLDPIPQGSGFTAPGRYITLTTCTPEFTSKYRMIVWGKMVEERPRSKGKPDALLG from the coding sequence GTGACCGCCCTGCGCCCCGAGCGCGAGTCCGGCGCCGCCTACGGCGGCACCGGAGACGACGGGTCCTCGTACGGGCAGCAGCCGTACGGGGGACCCGGCGCGTTCGAGGCCGCGGTCGAGCAGCTCGCGGATCCGCTCACCGATCCGCTGCCGGGCCAGGAGTGGTCCGGTCAGGGACAGCACCAGTACGCCGCGGACGGCCCCGAGGGGTACGCGCCCGACTGGCAGGGGGTGCCCGGAGGTGCGCAGGATCCTGCTCCCGCCTACGGCGCACCGCCCACCAGACCCATGCCCGTGTACGCCGAACCGGTCGTCGCGGCCCCGAAGCTGGACGACGAGACCGTGGCGCTGCGCGCCTCGGAGATCTCCGAGGCGCGGCGCAGGGCCGAGCAGTTGGCGGGTCGGGCCACGAACGAGGGGATGCCCGCTCCCGGGGGCCGTGCGGCGCGGCGCAAGGCGGCGCGGCGCCACGGGCGCCACGGAGGGGCTCAGGAGCCCCAGGAGTCCCCGGGTGCCCAGGAGTCGGTGGAGTCGGCGGAGAGGGCCGCTGAGGCCCCGCTGAGCCGTGTTCAGGCCCGGCGGGCGGCGCGCGCGCGGAAGCCGGGTGCGGCCGTCCTCGTCAGCCGGCTGATCGGCGAGGTGTTCATCACCACCGGCGTCCTGATGCTGCTGTTCGTGACCTACCAGTTGTGGTGGTCGAACGTGCGGGCGCACCAGCAGGCGGGCAGTGCCGCGCACCACCTCCAGGAGGACTGGGCGAGCGGCAAGCGGAGTCCGGGGACGTTCGAGCCTGGGCAGGGTTTCGCCATCCTGCACATCCCGAAGCTGGACGTGGTCGCTCCGATCGCCGAGGGCACCAGCAAGTCGAAGGTCCTCGACCGCGGAATGGTGGGTCACTACGGCGAGGGAGCCCTGAAGACGGCGATGCCGGACGCCAAGACCGGCAACTTCGGTCTCGCGGGGCACCGCAACACGCACGGAGAACCGTTCCGGTACATCAACCGGCTCAAGCCCGGCGACTCCATCGTGGTCGAGACCCAGGACGACTACTTCGTCTACAAGATGACGTCGATCCTGCCGGTGACGTCCCCGTCGAACACGAAGGTGCTGGATCCGATCCCCCAGGGGTCCGGTTTCACGGCGCCGGGCCGCTACATCACACTGACCACCTGCACGCCGGAATTCACCAGCAAGTACCGCATGATCGTGTGGGGCAAGATGGTCGAGGAACGCCCGCGCAGCAAGGGCAAGCCGGACGCGCTCCTCGGATAG